Proteins encoded together in one Paracoccus sp. SMMA_5_TC window:
- the rpsI gene encoding 30S ribosomal protein S9, with amino-acid sequence MAEDIKTLDDLKSVAAAAPAAAPAREPQRDSLGRSYATGKRKDAVARVWVKPGSGKVVINGKDMAQYFARPVLQMILRQPFDVAGVAGQYDVYATVAGGGLSGQAGAVKHGISKALQLHEPSLRAPLKAAGFLTRDSRVVERKKYGKAKARRSFQFSKR; translated from the coding sequence ATGGCCGAAGACATCAAAACCCTCGACGATCTGAAGTCGGTTGCCGCGGCGGCTCCTGCTGCTGCCCCTGCGCGCGAGCCCCAGCGCGATTCGCTGGGCCGGTCTTATGCCACCGGCAAGCGCAAGGATGCCGTGGCCCGGGTTTGGGTCAAACCCGGTTCCGGCAAGGTGGTCATCAACGGCAAGGACATGGCGCAGTACTTCGCCCGTCCGGTGCTGCAGATGATTCTGCGCCAGCCCTTCGATGTGGCCGGCGTTGCAGGCCAGTATGACGTCTATGCCACTGTTGCCGGTGGTGGTCTGTCCGGTCAGGCTGGTGCGGTCAAGCACGGCATCTCCAAGGCATTGCAGTTGCACGAGCCGTCGCTGCGCGCACCGCTGAAAGCTGCCGGCTTCCTGACGCGCGATTCGCGCGTGGTCGAGCGCAAGAAATACGGCAAGGCCAAGGCGCGCCGGTCGTTCCAGTTCTCGAAGCGCTGA
- a CDS encoding IS5 family transposase (programmed frameshift) yields the protein MARFDLTEFEWGLIQPLLPNKPRGVARVDDRRVLNGIFWVLRTGSPWRDLPERYGPYTTVYNRFNRWAKAGVWVRVFETLAEKSPDSLQFIDSSIIRAHQPGGGAKRGADHALGRSRGGLSTKINAMVDHRGLPLAITLSPGQASDKAAVAELLAAHPAPGDVVADRGYDARAVLDLIAARGGRGHIPTQRDRKVQRSVAPDIYRQRNLVERFFNKLKHFRKIATRYEKSARNYLAAVLIVCSRLWARHYESAA from the exons ATGGCGCGTTTCGATCTGACGGAGTTCGAGTGGGGGTTGATCCAGCCGCTTCTGCCCAACAAGCCGCGCGGGGTGGCGCGGGTGGATGACCGGCGCGTGCTAAACGGCATCTTCTGGGTACTGAGAACGGGCTCGCCATGGCGCGACCTGCCCGAGCGTTACGGCCCCTATACGACCGTCTACAACCGCTTCAACCGATGGGCCAAGGCGGGGGTCTGGGTTCGGGTCTTCGAAACGCTTGCCGAAAAGTCGCCCGACAGCCTGCAGTTCATCGACAGCTCGATCATCCGCGCCCATCAGC CAGGCGGCGGCGCAAAAAGGGGGGCGGATCACGCCCTTGGCCGTTCTCGTGGCGGATTGAGCACCAAGATCAATGCCATGGTCGATCATCGCGGCTTGCCGCTGGCGATCACGCTGTCGCCCGGGCAGGCTTCGGACAAGGCCGCCGTGGCCGAGCTGCTGGCCGCCCACCCCGCGCCGGGGGACGTGGTGGCCGACCGCGGATACGACGCCCGGGCCGTCCTGGACCTGATCGCGGCGCGCGGCGGGCGCGGCCACATCCCGACCCAGCGAGACCGCAAGGTGCAGCGCTCGGTCGCTCCGGACATCTATCGGCAGCGCAACCTCGTCGAGCGGTTCTTCAACAAGCTCAAACACTTCCGTAAGATCGCCACCCGCTACGAGAAGTCCGCCCGAAACTACCTCGCCGCCGTCCTCATCGTCTGCTCCCGTCTCTGGGCAAGACATTATGAGTCCGCAGCCTAG
- a CDS encoding zinc ribbon domain-containing protein: MRKPATSKRVSRLRPEAEWVCHEVPELRIVPQELWDAVKARQHATTKAIARAAVPDRQGLGARGAALRRRYLLSGLVHCGQCGGALIVAGSGRSKGYYCANAKQKGAAVCPGMPGLRKAAVEEIILSGLREALMTEEAVAQFRRDHSRHLAEQNRGASERIARRNSAIRSLEQKRQGFRDAIGAGHANPSLFEGLTETEAELAALRAEAEAEAGTVIALPADLGALYRAHVADLARTLSGGEVVGRASEELHRLIARIDVSWNAADGGHDLDLQGDLVALLPAADSKKAASYEAAGSSLRLVAGAGFEPAAFRL, from the coding sequence GTGCGCAAGCCGGCCACCTCGAAACGGGTCTCGCGGCTGCGGCCCGAGGCGGAGTGGGTCTGCCACGAGGTCCCGGAGCTGCGCATCGTGCCCCAGGAGCTGTGGGATGCGGTGAAGGCCCGGCAGCACGCCACCACCAAGGCGATCGCGCGGGCCGCGGTTCCGGACCGGCAGGGCCTTGGCGCCCGCGGCGCGGCCCTGCGGCGCAGGTATCTGCTCTCGGGGCTCGTGCACTGCGGGCAATGCGGCGGCGCGCTGATCGTGGCCGGCAGCGGCCGCTCCAAGGGCTACTACTGCGCCAATGCCAAGCAGAAGGGCGCGGCGGTCTGCCCCGGCATGCCGGGGCTGCGCAAGGCCGCGGTCGAGGAGATCATCCTGAGCGGGCTGCGCGAGGCGCTGATGACGGAAGAGGCCGTGGCGCAGTTCCGCAGGGACCATTCCCGGCATCTGGCCGAGCAGAACCGCGGCGCGAGCGAGCGCATCGCCCGGCGCAACAGTGCCATTCGTAGCCTCGAGCAGAAGCGGCAGGGGTTTCGCGACGCGATCGGCGCGGGCCACGCGAACCCCTCGCTCTTCGAAGGGCTGACCGAGACGGAAGCTGAGCTGGCCGCCCTGCGCGCCGAAGCCGAGGCCGAGGCCGGCACGGTGATCGCCCTTCCCGCGGATCTCGGCGCGCTCTACCGCGCCCATGTCGCGGATCTGGCGCGCACGCTCTCGGGCGGCGAGGTGGTGGGCCGGGCGTCGGAGGAGCTGCACCGGCTGATCGCGCGGATCGATGTGTCGTGGAACGCCGCGGACGGCGGCCACGATCTCGACCTGCAGGGCGATCTGGTGGCGCTGCTGCCGGCGGCGGACAGCAAAAAAGCCGCCTCGTATGAGGCGGCTGGATCTTCGCTAAGACTGGTTGCGGGGGCAGGATTTGAACCTGCGGCCTTCAGGTTATGA
- a CDS encoding cytochrome c biogenesis CcdA family protein, whose amino-acid sequence MLGIELADAAFLPAAAVALLAGILSFLSPCVLPIVPPYLAYMTGVGVGGLKTGERNAIVPALFFVLGLSTVFLLMGMAASAFGRLFLQWQDWLARGAGAVVILLGLHFLHVLRIPFLDSEVRVQTGDHGGSALGAYVLGLAFAFGWTPCIGPQLGMILSLAATGGAVGKGTALLAVYALGLGIPFLLSAIFINRAMGLMNRIKPHLKLIERVMGVLLVAVGLALVTGAFPAFAYWLLETFPWLARLG is encoded by the coding sequence ATGTTGGGAATAGAACTCGCCGATGCTGCCTTTCTGCCTGCCGCCGCTGTTGCGTTGCTGGCAGGGATCCTGTCATTCCTGTCGCCTTGCGTGCTGCCTATCGTGCCGCCCTATCTGGCCTATATGACCGGGGTCGGAGTAGGCGGGCTGAAAACGGGCGAACGCAACGCCATTGTTCCAGCCTTGTTCTTCGTTCTGGGACTGTCCACGGTGTTTCTGCTGATGGGCATGGCGGCCTCTGCCTTTGGCAGGCTGTTCCTGCAATGGCAGGACTGGCTGGCGCGCGGGGCGGGCGCGGTCGTTATCCTGTTGGGGCTGCATTTCCTGCATGTCCTGCGCATCCCGTTCCTGGACAGCGAGGTGCGGGTGCAGACCGGCGACCACGGCGGGAGCGCGCTGGGCGCCTATGTGCTGGGCCTGGCCTTTGCCTTTGGCTGGACGCCATGTATCGGGCCACAGCTGGGAATGATCTTGTCGCTCGCTGCGACGGGGGGCGCGGTCGGCAAGGGCACGGCGCTGCTGGCGGTTTATGCGCTGGGTCTGGGCATTCCGTTTCTGCTGTCAGCGATCTTCATCAATCGTGCCATGGGATTGATGAATCGAATCAAACCGCATCTGAAGCTGATCGAGCGGGTAATGGGCGTTCTTCTGGTCGCTGTGGGACTGGCGTTGGTGACCGGCGCTTTCCCTGCCTTTGCCTACTGGCTGCTGGAAACCTTTCCCTGGCTCGCCCGCCTGGGCTAG
- a CDS encoding Rne/Rng family ribonuclease → MSKKMLIDATHAEETRVVVVDGTKVEEFDFETVNKRQLAGNIYLAKVTRVEPSLQAAFVDYGGNRHGFLAFAEIHPDYYQIPAADRQALLEEERLAAAADAEDGDKARRNTRRRKPAQTAAADSGDAVVSSDEIAGMTVLDPAADAEEPVPGAEGDATDEHPIADAVAAPGVDEGADDEPAEDDGIESVAEEDVAEEIPAPKKPRARRYKIQEVIKVRQIMLVQVVKEERGNKGAALTTYLSLAGRYCVLMPNTARGGGISRKITNAADRKKLKEIASELQVPEGAGLIIRTAGSQRTRTEIRRDYEYLMRLWEQIRELTFRSIAPAPVYEEGDLIKRTIRDIYSKEIDEVLVEGERGYRTAKDFMKMIMPSHAKNVRHYQDQMPLFARYQVESYLAGMFNPVVQLKSGGYIVIGVTEALVAIDVNSGRATKEGSIEETALKTNLEAAEEIARQLRLRDLAGLIVIDFIDMEERKNNAAVEKRFKEKLKTDRARIQVGRISGFGLMEMSRQRLRPGMLESTTQPCAHCHGTGLIRSDDSLALTILRAIEEEGTRKRSREVLVKAPVAVANFLMNAKREHIAGIEARYGLSVRVEADPTLISPDYAIEKFKTATRNVPEIVSSVVSVDARLMAQIDDEDASEAETETEEEGEETRSEAADAEGGAENGGKRRRRRRRRRGGKNGEGESGIADTDGESESADVEQPAAAAADPADPVAVTDENADEPGKTLPAAEVEEKPRRRGRTRRRKSEDASDPVQEVQPSANLEEDSPSEQLPAGAEAEADAVAIAQADVESASIDVTGEKLVMEAAEVEGGVMVAETRPSPEASTTEPEVAAEASEADAEIDQATVTPGSELPEAANDADPAPQAEVASAPRPKRRGWWSMG, encoded by the coding sequence ATGTCAAAGAAAATGCTGATCGACGCCACGCATGCCGAGGAAACTCGGGTTGTCGTGGTCGATGGAACCAAGGTCGAGGAATTTGATTTCGAGACGGTCAACAAGCGACAGCTTGCTGGCAACATCTATCTGGCCAAGGTGACGCGGGTCGAGCCTTCGCTGCAAGCTGCCTTTGTGGATTATGGCGGCAATCGCCACGGCTTCCTGGCCTTTGCGGAAATTCACCCCGATTATTACCAGATCCCTGCGGCGGATCGGCAGGCCCTGCTGGAAGAGGAGCGCCTGGCAGCCGCTGCCGATGCCGAGGATGGTGACAAGGCCCGACGGAATACGCGCCGCCGCAAGCCTGCGCAGACAGCCGCGGCCGACAGCGGGGATGCGGTTGTCAGCTCGGACGAGATCGCCGGCATGACGGTGCTGGACCCTGCCGCCGATGCTGAAGAGCCTGTCCCTGGGGCAGAGGGCGATGCGACGGATGAACACCCCATCGCGGATGCAGTTGCCGCGCCAGGCGTCGACGAGGGCGCCGATGACGAGCCTGCCGAGGACGATGGTATCGAATCTGTCGCCGAAGAGGATGTCGCCGAGGAAATTCCTGCGCCCAAGAAGCCGCGTGCGCGCCGCTACAAGATCCAGGAAGTCATCAAGGTGCGCCAGATCATGCTGGTGCAGGTGGTCAAGGAAGAGCGCGGCAACAAGGGCGCGGCGCTGACCACCTATCTGTCGCTGGCGGGACGTTATTGCGTCCTGATGCCCAATACGGCACGGGGTGGTGGCATTTCGCGCAAGATCACCAATGCCGCCGATCGCAAGAAACTGAAGGAAATCGCCAGCGAATTGCAGGTTCCGGAAGGGGCAGGGCTGATCATTCGCACCGCCGGCAGCCAGCGCACCCGCACCGAGATTCGTCGCGACTACGAATATCTGATGCGGCTGTGGGAACAGATCCGCGAACTGACATTCCGCTCGATCGCGCCCGCCCCGGTCTATGAGGAAGGCGATCTGATCAAGCGCACCATCCGCGACATCTATTCCAAGGAAATAGACGAGGTGCTGGTCGAGGGCGAGCGTGGCTATCGCACGGCCAAGGACTTCATGAAGATGATCATGCCGTCCCATGCCAAGAACGTCCGGCATTATCAGGATCAGATGCCGCTGTTCGCCCGCTATCAGGTCGAAAGCTACCTGGCCGGCATGTTCAACCCGGTGGTTCAGCTGAAATCCGGCGGCTATATCGTCATCGGCGTGACCGAAGCGCTGGTGGCCATCGACGTGAACTCGGGCCGCGCCACCAAGGAAGGCTCGATCGAGGAAACCGCGCTCAAGACCAACCTCGAGGCCGCCGAGGAAATCGCCCGGCAATTGCGTCTGCGTGACCTGGCGGGCCTGATCGTCATCGACTTCATCGACATGGAGGAGCGCAAGAACAACGCCGCGGTCGAAAAGCGTTTCAAGGAAAAGCTGAAAACCGACCGTGCCCGGATTCAGGTCGGCCGTATTTCCGGCTTCGGCCTGATGGAGATGTCGCGCCAGCGGCTGCGCCCGGGGATGCTGGAATCGACCACCCAGCCCTGCGCGCATTGCCACGGCACCGGGCTGATCCGCAGCGACGACAGCCTGGCACTGACCATTCTGCGCGCCATCGAGGAAGAGGGCACGCGCAAGCGTTCGCGCGAGGTGCTGGTGAAGGCGCCGGTGGCAGTGGCCAATTTCCTGATGAACGCCAAGCGTGAGCACATCGCCGGCATCGAGGCGCGCTATGGCCTGTCGGTGCGGGTCGAGGCCGATCCGACCCTGATTTCGCCGGATTATGCCATCGAAAAGTTCAAGACTGCCACGCGGAACGTCCCCGAGATCGTTTCTTCGGTTGTGTCGGTCGATGCACGTCTGATGGCGCAAATCGACGATGAGGACGCATCCGAAGCCGAGACCGAGACCGAGGAGGAGGGCGAGGAAACCCGTTCCGAAGCTGCCGATGCCGAGGGCGGGGCAGAGAATGGCGGCAAGCGTCGCCGCCGTCGCCGTCGCCGTCGTGGCGGCAAGAATGGCGAGGGTGAATCGGGAATTGCCGATACGGATGGCGAAAGCGAATCCGCTGATGTCGAACAGCCGGCCGCAGCGGCTGCCGATCCGGCAGATCCGGTGGCCGTTACCGACGAAAATGCGGATGAGCCCGGGAAAACCTTGCCGGCGGCCGAGGTCGAGGAAAAACCACGTCGCCGCGGTCGCACTCGTCGCCGCAAGTCCGAGGATGCTTCCGATCCTGTGCAAGAGGTTCAGCCATCTGCAAACCTTGAGGAGGATTCGCCCTCTGAACAGCTACCCGCTGGGGCAGAAGCCGAAGCCGATGCTGTGGCGATCGCGCAGGCTGACGTGGAATCGGCTTCGATCGATGTGACAGGGGAAAAGCTTGTCATGGAAGCCGCTGAGGTCGAGGGCGGTGTGATGGTGGCGGAAACCCGGCCCAGCCCCGAGGCCAGCACCACCGAACCTGAGGTGGCGGCGGAGGCATCCGAGGCGGACGCCGAAATCGATCAAGCCACGGTCACGCCTGGATCCGAACTGCCCGAGGCCGCCAATGACGCCGACCCCGCGCCCCAGGCCGAGGTCGCCTCCGCCCCTCGGCCGAAGCGCCGCGGCTGGTGGTCGATGGGCTGA
- a CDS encoding sensor histidine kinase has translation MNEQDSPDMPADRRAGPGSRWGLRGAVALLLIVAAGTVWFTNAWLTARFSETTRVRTELRSALYIGNLLSELQRTSVVPQLLARDPALISALLSNDYSATSARLISSQKEIAAASIKLLDGSGRTVGSTDRNLIGTNYVQEPFFVEAMRSKDTVFTVSSSPQGAYEFAYSRTVVAEGRTLGVVVVGADLSRLVRSWAGISDAIAVTDSAGQIILSTEPRWRGLTLPEALAVRSAPSAIARAFQVTADWAATPADAYVEGRAVMQTETRIPFRGWKMIAFTTYDSVRERVNAVLAMVIMGFAILLAAVFYLLSRRARVESAAWMRESADLRALNQRLTREIAERERMQKELRVAEQTVQQSSKLAALGEMSAGVSHELNQPLAAMKTYLAGARLLLQRGRAEEALSSFQRIDDLVERMGAITRQLKSYARKGGEAFEPVDLRAALSSALVMMEPQLRSRTIRLLRNTPRYPVMVYCDRIRLEQIIINLLRNAIDATKGLRDPAIEITISSGSHAFLSVADNGPGVSDLENLFEPFFTTKKPGEGTGLGLAISSGIAADFGGRLTAHNASDEGGRGAVFELELPLHDPARKPDQHLAAE, from the coding sequence ATGAACGAGCAAGACAGTCCAGACATGCCCGCCGACCGCCGGGCCGGCCCCGGCAGTCGCTGGGGGCTGCGCGGCGCCGTCGCGCTGCTGCTGATCGTCGCCGCCGGCACGGTCTGGTTCACCAATGCCTGGCTGACGGCCCGCTTTTCGGAAACCACCCGGGTGCGCACGGAATTGCGCTCGGCGCTGTATATCGGCAACCTGTTGTCGGAATTGCAGCGCACATCCGTGGTGCCGCAATTGCTGGCCCGCGACCCGGCGCTGATCTCGGCGCTGCTGAGCAATGACTATTCCGCGACCTCTGCGCGGCTGATTTCATCGCAAAAGGAAATCGCAGCCGCCTCGATCAAGCTGCTGGACGGGTCGGGGCGCACGGTGGGCTCGACCGATCGCAACCTGATCGGCACGAACTACGTGCAAGAGCCGTTCTTTGTCGAGGCGATGCGGTCGAAGGATACCGTATTCACGGTGTCATCCTCGCCCCAGGGGGCGTATGAATTCGCCTATTCCCGCACTGTCGTAGCCGAAGGGCGCACCTTGGGCGTGGTGGTGGTCGGCGCGGATCTCAGCCGGCTGGTGCGATCCTGGGCCGGAATATCGGACGCGATCGCCGTGACCGACAGTGCCGGGCAGATCATCCTGTCCACGGAACCGCGCTGGCGCGGCCTGACCCTGCCCGAGGCATTGGCCGTGCGCTCGGCGCCCTCGGCCATTGCGCGGGCATTTCAGGTGACGGCGGACTGGGCCGCGACCCCGGCCGATGCCTATGTCGAAGGCCGCGCGGTGATGCAGACCGAAACGCGCATCCCGTTTCGCGGCTGGAAGATGATCGCTTTCACCACCTATGATTCCGTGCGCGAGCGGGTCAATGCCGTGCTGGCCATGGTCATCATGGGCTTCGCGATCCTGCTTGCGGCAGTATTTTATCTGCTGTCGCGGCGCGCGCGCGTGGAATCGGCCGCATGGATGCGCGAATCGGCCGATCTGCGCGCGTTGAACCAGCGCCTGACGCGCGAGATTGCCGAACGCGAGCGCATGCAGAAGGAATTGCGCGTCGCGGAACAGACGGTTCAGCAATCCTCGAAACTGGCGGCGCTGGGCGAAATGTCTGCCGGCGTCAGTCACGAACTGAACCAGCCTTTGGCGGCCATGAAAACCTATCTGGCCGGCGCGCGGTTGCTGTTGCAGCGCGGACGCGCCGAGGAGGCGCTGTCGAGTTTCCAGCGCATCGACGACCTGGTCGAGCGTATGGGCGCCATCACCCGACAGCTGAAATCCTATGCCCGCAAGGGTGGCGAGGCTTTCGAGCCGGTCGATCTGCGCGCGGCCCTGTCCAGCGCGCTGGTGATGATGGAGCCGCAGTTGCGGTCGCGGACCATCCGCCTTTTGCGCAACACGCCACGCTATCCGGTGATGGTTTATTGCGACCGTATCCGGCTGGAACAGATCATCATCAACCTGTTGCGCAATGCCATCGATGCGACCAAGGGATTGCGCGATCCCGCGATCGAGATCACGATCAGTTCCGGGTCTCACGCATTCTTGTCCGTGGCCGACAACGGTCCGGGTGTTTCTGATCTTGAGAATCTGTTCGAACCCTTCTTCACCACCAAGAAGCCGGGTGAAGGAACCGGGTTGGGGCTGGCGATCTCGTCGGGGATCGCGGCCGATTTCGGCGGCCGCCTGACCGCGCATAATGCGTCGGACGAGGGCGGCAGGGGTGCCGTATTCGAGCTGGAGCTGCCGCTTCATGATCCGGCCCGCAAACCGGATCAGCATCTGGCGGCAGAATAG
- the rplM gene encoding 50S ribosomal protein L13, whose amino-acid sequence MKTYTAKPAEIEKKWILIDAEGVVLGRLASIVAMRLRGKHKPTFTPHMDMGDNVIIINADKVQMTGDKRDSKKYYWHTGHPGGIKHRTARQILEGAHPERVVFKAVERMISRNKLGKKQMTNLRVYAGAEHPHEAQQPEVLDVKSMNAKNTRSA is encoded by the coding sequence ATGAAAACCTACACCGCGAAACCGGCGGAGATCGAGAAGAAATGGATCCTGATCGATGCCGAGGGCGTCGTTCTGGGCCGTCTGGCCTCGATCGTGGCCATGCGTCTGCGTGGCAAGCACAAGCCGACCTTCACCCCGCACATGGACATGGGCGACAATGTCATCATCATCAACGCCGACAAGGTGCAGATGACCGGCGACAAGCGCGATTCCAAGAAATACTACTGGCACACCGGGCACCCGGGCGGCATCAAGCATCGCACCGCGCGCCAGATCCTGGAAGGCGCCCACCCCGAGCGTGTCGTTTTCAAGGCGGTCGAGCGCATGATCTCGCGCAACAAGCTGGGCAAGAAGCAGATGACCAATCTGCGCGTCTATGCCGGTGCCGAGCACCCGCATGAGGCTCAGCAGCCCGAAGTCCTGGACGTCAAGTCCATGAACGCCAAGAATACCCGGAGCGCGTAA
- a CDS encoding sigma-54-dependent transcriptional regulator, protein MSRTLKIAVVDDEPDMRESISQWLALSGFEAETFASADEALKVIGPDWPGVVISDIRMPGTDGMAFLKRLMGIDSGLPVIMITGHGDVPMAVEAMRIGAMDFMEKPFNPERLTELVKKATQARRMTLDNRALRRDLSEGQQVMSKLIGSSPVMDRLREDILDLGQADGHVLIDGETGTGKTLVAHALHAVGPRASKKFVPISCAAYNDEVLAAKLFGPVENGLPAVEEARGGTLCLEDIEALSDPLQARLLAFISDQGTPAETRIIAISNARGEGRRAEDSLRPDLFYRLTALKITLPPLRSRGEDILLLFTRMTEQFAEEYGCEPPQVTAQEAAQLLQAPWPGNVRQLINVAERAVLQNRRGSGSIASLLMADGEDTQEATTTEGKPLKEYVESFEKMLIDNTMRRHKGSIAAVMDELCLPRRTLNEKMAKYGLSRSDYL, encoded by the coding sequence ATGAGCCGCACATTGAAGATTGCCGTCGTCGACGACGAACCCGACATGCGCGAATCGATCAGCCAGTGGTTGGCGCTTTCGGGGTTCGAGGCCGAAACATTTGCCAGTGCCGACGAAGCGTTGAAAGTCATCGGACCGGACTGGCCCGGCGTGGTGATTTCCGACATCCGCATGCCCGGCACGGATGGCATGGCGTTTCTGAAACGCCTTATGGGAATTGATTCCGGGCTGCCCGTCATCATGATTACCGGGCATGGCGATGTGCCCATGGCGGTCGAGGCCATGCGCATCGGCGCCATGGATTTCATGGAAAAGCCCTTCAATCCGGAACGTCTGACCGAACTGGTCAAGAAGGCAACGCAGGCGCGGCGAATGACGCTGGACAACCGCGCCCTGCGCCGTGACCTGTCCGAGGGTCAGCAGGTCATGTCGAAGCTCATCGGCTCCAGCCCGGTCATGGACCGCCTGCGCGAGGATATCCTGGACCTGGGTCAGGCCGATGGGCATGTGCTGATCGACGGCGAGACGGGCACCGGCAAGACCCTGGTCGCCCATGCATTGCACGCCGTCGGTCCCAGAGCGTCGAAGAAGTTCGTGCCGATTTCCTGCGCCGCCTATAATGACGAGGTGCTGGCGGCCAAGTTGTTCGGGCCGGTCGAAAACGGCTTGCCCGCGGTCGAGGAGGCGCGCGGCGGCACGCTGTGCCTTGAGGATATCGAGGCGCTGTCCGATCCCCTGCAGGCGCGGCTGCTGGCCTTCATCTCGGATCAGGGCACGCCGGCCGAAACCCGCATCATCGCCATTTCCAACGCCCGCGGCGAAGGCCGCCGGGCCGAGGATTCGCTGCGCCCTGACCTGTTCTATCGGCTGACGGCGCTGAAGATCACCCTGCCGCCGTTGCGGTCGCGCGGCGAGGACATCCTGTTGCTGTTTACCCGCATGACCGAACAGTTCGCAGAGGAATACGGCTGCGAGCCGCCGCAGGTGACCGCGCAAGAGGCCGCACAGTTGTTGCAGGCGCCATGGCCGGGCAATGTGCGCCAACTGATCAACGTGGCAGAGCGCGCGGTATTGCAGAACAGGCGCGGGTCAGGCTCGATCGCGTCTCTGCTGATGGCCGACGGCGAGGATACCCAGGAGGCCACGACCACGGAAGGCAAGCCGTTGAAGGAATATGTCGAAAGCTTTGAAAAGATGCTGATCGACAATACCATGCGCCGCCACAAGGGCAGCATCGCCGCAGTCATGGACGAACTTTGCCTGCCGCGCCGCACCTTGAATGAAAAGATGGCGAAATACGGGCTGAGCCGCAGCGATTATCTGTAG
- a CDS encoding PaaI family thioesterase, producing MALQMDRPALNAFLQRAFPQIADQVSVETVTPDLLTARLQVDQRHLRPGGTVSGPTMFALADAALYLAILSRIGEVALAVTTNASIDFMRKPEAGRDLLVDCRLLKLGRVLAVGDCLIRSEGMDQPVARCSLTYSIPPNRG from the coding sequence ATGGCATTGCAGATGGATCGACCGGCGCTGAACGCTTTTCTGCAACGCGCCTTTCCGCAGATTGCCGATCAGGTCAGCGTCGAGACGGTCACACCCGATCTTCTGACGGCGCGGTTGCAGGTGGATCAGCGCCACTTGCGTCCGGGGGGAACCGTAAGCGGACCGACGATGTTTGCGCTGGCGGATGCGGCACTGTATCTGGCCATCCTGTCTCGCATCGGTGAGGTGGCACTTGCCGTGACCACCAATGCCTCGATCGATTTCATGCGCAAGCCCGAAGCGGGTCGCGATCTGCTGGTCGATTGCCGATTACTGAAACTGGGCCGGGTGCTGGCAGTGGGTGACTGTCTGATCCGATCGGAAGGCATGGATCAACCTGTCGCCCGCTGTTCACTGACCTATTCCATTCCGCCGAATCGTGGCTGA
- a CDS encoding enoyl-CoA hydratase — MKDGSPEPLVQRHDHAAIARLTLNSPGNYNALSLAMIGALTNALDEIAMDPSVRVVVLAAQGKAFCAGHDLREMQAARESADGGEAAYRRLFAECAAMMQKLPALPQPVIAEVQGIATAAGCQLVASCDLAVAAEGARFGVNGVNIGLFCSTPMVALSRAIPPRAAFEMLVTGEFIDAARACELGLVNRICPAENLRATTMSMAQVIAAKLPAAVRLGKQAFHAQRGMALADAYGAAGMTMCQNLMLPDTAEGIQAFLEKRPPDWA, encoded by the coding sequence ATGAAGGACGGCAGCCCCGAACCGCTGGTGCAACGCCACGACCATGCCGCGATCGCGCGGCTGACACTGAACAGCCCGGGCAATTACAACGCTCTCTCTCTGGCCATGATCGGCGCACTGACAAATGCTCTGGACGAGATCGCGATGGATCCGTCGGTGCGCGTGGTGGTTCTGGCCGCGCAGGGCAAGGCTTTCTGCGCCGGCCATGACCTGCGCGAGATGCAGGCGGCGCGCGAAAGTGCCGATGGCGGCGAGGCAGCTTATCGACGCCTTTTCGCCGAATGTGCGGCCATGATGCAGAAACTGCCAGCCTTGCCGCAGCCGGTGATCGCAGAGGTGCAGGGCATCGCCACGGCCGCGGGATGTCAGCTGGTGGCCAGTTGCGACCTTGCGGTTGCCGCCGAGGGCGCGCGTTTCGGCGTAAACGGGGTGAATATCGGCCTGTTCTGCTCGACACCGATGGTGGCGTTGAGCCGGGCGATCCCGCCCCGCGCCGCCTTCGAGATGCTTGTCACCGGCGAGTTCATCGATGCCGCCCGAGCCTGCGAGCTGGGTTTGGTCAACCGCATCTGCCCGGCCGAGAATTTGCGCGCCACGACGATGAGCATGGCGCAGGTGATCGCGGCGAAGTTGCCGGCTGCGGTGCGGCTGGGCAAGCAGGCATTTCACGCCCAGCGCGGGATGGCGCTGGCCGATGCCTATGGCGCGGCGGGCATGACCATGTGCCAGAACCTGATGCTGCCCGACACCGCCGAAGGCATTCAGGCGTTTCTTGAAAAGCGCCCGCCCGATTGGGCCTAG